One region of Pagrus major chromosome 7, Pma_NU_1.0 genomic DNA includes:
- the LOC141000035 gene encoding prickle-like protein 2 isoform X2: MSLEMEKTITKLMYDFQRNSTSDDDSGCALEEYVWVPPGLSPEQVHQYYNSLPEEKVPYINSPGEQYRIKQLLHQLPPHDNEVRYCNVLDEEEKRELKLFSNQRKKDNLGRGSVRPFPLNVTGAICDKCGGQINGGDIVVFAARAGHGKCWHPHCFVCGMCEELLVDLIYFYQDGKIYCGRHHAERLKPRCCACDEIIFADECTEAEGRHWHMKHFCCYECETALGGQRYIMKDGRPHCCNCFESLYAEYCDACGEHIGIDQGQMTYDGQHWHATEECFCCARCKRSLLGRPFLPKQGQIFCSRSCSAGQDPDESDSSDSAFQSARSRESRHSTKIGKKERRNAEQERRSAEARQAAPPPMPDRLSAEGESLSVQMDRLSLSSSQTPSRTPNRTPSRTPSRAPSLNQVWMSRDDPYVPGAYEGPQLEPSPTPAPIHMLGQCNLRQGYNPNANAHPPAQTPANPVKRPDSWGKEQGNAKRTPMAALRGHSFNENWTHHSQDEFRPNKLRTQMSFNEMSSQNQGFSDKRSISLHGFQRDGRPPLTRRNPLSAMSFNEPLTPLEQTPRGSIDSLTMSNATGNSLDGVSKRQEHLSRFSMPDLSKDSGVNVSEKSNMGTLSSSVQFHSTESLSSSRPFNNNNMYTPPRVGYPLQYWDGPQPLGFDSKGRVGLMGSSGNLRMAPMSDRMPRRRITTQESHRSGRHHKRSRRSRSDNALHLVADRPAQMVELPYRRVQEDYDRFPAGNAARELFGLDAAGYRQQPHRPCPRTTSDLTLQNAGWQPVGLGGPCWGDGYMEAADPWCSSCSSSSESEGDDGYFLGESIPRPVQLCYINNEELRHRYSPSGIAGHHGPLHGPIHGQLHTRQRRKSKNCIIS, encoded by the exons ATGTCTCTGGAGATGGAAAAGACCATCACCAAGCTGATGTACGACTTCCAGAGGAACTCCACCTCTGATGATGACTCTGGATGTGCACTGGAGGAATACGTCTGGGTTCCCCCCGGCCTCAGTCCTGAGCAG gtgcATCAGTATTATAACTCCTTACCAGAAGAGAAGGTCCCCTATATAAACAGCCCTGGAGAGCAATATCGCATCAAACAACTGCTTCACCAGCTGCCACCACATGACAATGAG GTGCGTTACTGTAACGTgttggatgaggaggagaagcgAGAGCTCAAGCTGTTCAGCAACCAACGGAAGAAGGACAACCTGGGACGAGGCAGCGTCCGTCCTTTCCCTCTCAACGTAACCGGGGCCATTTGTGATAAG TGTGGTGGTCAAATAAACGGTGGGGACATTGTGGTTTTTGCTGCGAGGGCGGGTCACGGAAAATGCTGGCACCCTCATTGCTTTGTCTGTGGCATGTGCGAGGAGCTGTTGGTGGATCTCATCTACTTCTACCAGGATGGCAAGATCTACTGTGGCCGGCACCATGCCGAGAGGCTGAAACCCCGCTGCTGTGCCTGTGATGAG ATCATATTTGCTGATGAATGCACTGAAGCAGAAGGCAGGCACTGGCACATGAAGCACTTCTGCTGCTACGAGTGCGAGACCGCCCTTGGCGGCCAGCGCTACATCATGAAGGACGGACGGCCACACTGCTGCAACTGCTTCGAGTCCCTTTACGCAGAGTACTGCGACGCATGTGGAGAACACATAG GTATTGACCAGGGTCAGATGACGTATGATGGGCAGCACTGGCACGCAACTGAGGAATGTTTTTGCTGTGCCCGTTGCAAGCGCTCCCTGCTGGGCCGTCCCTTCCTGCCAAAGCAGGGGCAGATCTTCTGCTCACGGTCCTGCAGCGCTGGGCAG GATCCAGATGAGTCTGACTCCTCCGACTCAGCCTTTCAAAGTGCCCGTTCCCGTGAATCTCGCCACAGCACCAAGATTGGGAAGAAGGAGCGCAGGAATGCTGAGCAGGAGCGGCGGAGTGCCGAGGCCCGCCAGGCAGCTCCTCCACCCATGCCTGACCGTCTGTCTGCTGAAGGTGAATCCCTCTCTGTTCAGATGGACCGCCTAAGCCTCTCATCAAGCCAGACCCCGAGCAGGACACCTAACCGCACGCCAAGCCGTACTCCGAGCCGGGCCCCAAGCCTTAACCAGGTGTGGATGAGCCGGGATGACCCCTACGTCCCTGGTGCCTATGAGGGCCCCCAGCTGGAGCCCTCCCCCACACCGGCACCTATACATATGCTGGGTCAGTGTAACCTCAGGCAGGGCTACAATCCCAACGCAAATGCTCATCCTCCAGCTCAGACTCCTGCCAACCCAGTGAAGAGACCTGATTCCTGGGGGAAGGAGCAAGGCAACGCCAAGAGGACCCCTATGGCTGCTCTGAGGGGCCACTCCTTCAATGAGAACTGGACCCACCACAGCCAGGATGAGTTCAGGCCCAACAAGCTGCGCACTCAGATGAGCTTCAATGAGATGTCCAGCCAGAACCAGGGCTTCTCTGACAAGAGGAGCATCAGCCTGCATGGATTCCAGAGAGACGGCAGACCCCCACTGACCAGGAGGAACCCCCTCAGTGCCATGAGCTTCAATGAGCCCCTCACCCCTCTGGAACAGACTCCTCGTGGATCCATTGACTCCCTCACTATGTCCAATGCTACAG GTAACTCTCTGGACGGGGTCAGTAAGCGCCAGGAGCATCTTTCTAGGTTCTCCATGCCTGACCTGAGTAAAGACTCAGGGGTGAATGTGTCTGAAAAGAGCAACATGGGCACCCTCAGCTCCTCAGTCCAGTTCCACAGCACAGAGTCACTGTCCTCCTCTCGCCCCTTCAACAATAATAACATGTATACTCCACCGAGAGTGGGCTACCCGCTGCAGTACTGGGATGGCCCGCAGCCACTGGGCTTCGACAGCAAAGGTCGTGTCGGCCTCATGGGCAGCAGTGGAAACCTGCGGATGGCTCCCATGAGCGACAGAATGCCCCGCCGACGCATCACCACCCAGGAATCG CACCGCAGCGGCCGCCACCACAAACGCTCTCGCCGCTCTCGCTCTGATAATGCCCTGCACCTGGTGGCGGACCGGCCCGCTCAAATGGTAGAGCTGCCCTACCGTCGCGTCCAGGAGGATTACGATCGCTTCCCCGCCGGTAACGCTGCTCGGGAGTTGTTTGGCCTGGATGCAGCCGGGTATAGACAGCAGCCCCACCGGCCCTGCCCCCGCACCACCTCTGATCTCACCCTGCAGAATGCTGGCTGGCAACCTGTGGGGCTGGGTGGGCCATGCTGGGGCGACGGGTACATGGAGGCTGCTGACCCCTGGTGCTCcagctgctcctcttcctccgagTCAGAGGGAGATGATGGTTATTTCCTGGGTGAATCAATCCCTCGGCCTGTGCAGCTTTGCTACATAAACAACGAGGAGCTGCGCCATCGCTACAGCCCCTCTGGGATAGCTGGCCATCACGGACCTCTGCACGGACCGATTCATGGCCAGCTGCACACCCgccagaggaggaagagcaaaAACTGCATAATTTCCTAG
- the LOC141000035 gene encoding prickle-like protein 2 isoform X1, giving the protein MSLEMEKTITKLMYDFQRNSTSDDDSGCALEEYVWVPPGLSPEQVHQYYNSLPEEKVPYINSPGEQYRIKQLLHQLPPHDNEVRYCNVLDEEEKRELKLFSNQRKKDNLGRGSVRPFPLNVTGAICDKCGGQINGGDIVVFAARAGHGKCWHPHCFVCGMCEELLVDLIYFYQDGKIYCGRHHAERLKPRCCACDEIIFADECTEAEGRHWHMKHFCCYECETALGGQRYIMKDGRPHCCNCFESLYAEYCDACGEHIGIDQGQMTYDGQHWHATEECFCCARCKRSLLGRPFLPKQGQIFCSRSCSAGQDPDESDSSDSAFQSARSRESRHSTKIGKKERRNAEQERRSAEARQAAPPPMPDRLSAEGESLSVQMDRLSLSSSQTPSRTPNRTPSRTPSRAPSLNQVWMSRDDPYVPGAYEGPQLEPSPTPAPIHMLGQCNLRQGYNPNANAHPPAQTPANPVKRPDSWGKEQGNAKRTPMAALRGHSFNENWTHHSQDEFRPNKLRTQMSFNEMSSQNQGFSDKRSISLHGFQRDGRPPLTRRNPLSAMSFNEPLTPLEQTPRGSIDSLTMSNATGNSLDGVSKRQEHLSRFSMPDLSKDSGVNVSEKSNMGTLSSSVQFHSTESLSSSRPFNNNNMYTPPRVGYPLQYWDGPQPLGFDSKGRVGLMGSSGNLRMAPMSDRMPRRRITTQESVSQPQQPQPRRRKHHRGNHGNGQHRSGRHHKRSRRSRSDNALHLVADRPAQMVELPYRRVQEDYDRFPAGNAARELFGLDAAGYRQQPHRPCPRTTSDLTLQNAGWQPVGLGGPCWGDGYMEAADPWCSSCSSSSESEGDDGYFLGESIPRPVQLCYINNEELRHRYSPSGIAGHHGPLHGPIHGQLHTRQRRKSKNCIIS; this is encoded by the exons ATGTCTCTGGAGATGGAAAAGACCATCACCAAGCTGATGTACGACTTCCAGAGGAACTCCACCTCTGATGATGACTCTGGATGTGCACTGGAGGAATACGTCTGGGTTCCCCCCGGCCTCAGTCCTGAGCAG gtgcATCAGTATTATAACTCCTTACCAGAAGAGAAGGTCCCCTATATAAACAGCCCTGGAGAGCAATATCGCATCAAACAACTGCTTCACCAGCTGCCACCACATGACAATGAG GTGCGTTACTGTAACGTgttggatgaggaggagaagcgAGAGCTCAAGCTGTTCAGCAACCAACGGAAGAAGGACAACCTGGGACGAGGCAGCGTCCGTCCTTTCCCTCTCAACGTAACCGGGGCCATTTGTGATAAG TGTGGTGGTCAAATAAACGGTGGGGACATTGTGGTTTTTGCTGCGAGGGCGGGTCACGGAAAATGCTGGCACCCTCATTGCTTTGTCTGTGGCATGTGCGAGGAGCTGTTGGTGGATCTCATCTACTTCTACCAGGATGGCAAGATCTACTGTGGCCGGCACCATGCCGAGAGGCTGAAACCCCGCTGCTGTGCCTGTGATGAG ATCATATTTGCTGATGAATGCACTGAAGCAGAAGGCAGGCACTGGCACATGAAGCACTTCTGCTGCTACGAGTGCGAGACCGCCCTTGGCGGCCAGCGCTACATCATGAAGGACGGACGGCCACACTGCTGCAACTGCTTCGAGTCCCTTTACGCAGAGTACTGCGACGCATGTGGAGAACACATAG GTATTGACCAGGGTCAGATGACGTATGATGGGCAGCACTGGCACGCAACTGAGGAATGTTTTTGCTGTGCCCGTTGCAAGCGCTCCCTGCTGGGCCGTCCCTTCCTGCCAAAGCAGGGGCAGATCTTCTGCTCACGGTCCTGCAGCGCTGGGCAG GATCCAGATGAGTCTGACTCCTCCGACTCAGCCTTTCAAAGTGCCCGTTCCCGTGAATCTCGCCACAGCACCAAGATTGGGAAGAAGGAGCGCAGGAATGCTGAGCAGGAGCGGCGGAGTGCCGAGGCCCGCCAGGCAGCTCCTCCACCCATGCCTGACCGTCTGTCTGCTGAAGGTGAATCCCTCTCTGTTCAGATGGACCGCCTAAGCCTCTCATCAAGCCAGACCCCGAGCAGGACACCTAACCGCACGCCAAGCCGTACTCCGAGCCGGGCCCCAAGCCTTAACCAGGTGTGGATGAGCCGGGATGACCCCTACGTCCCTGGTGCCTATGAGGGCCCCCAGCTGGAGCCCTCCCCCACACCGGCACCTATACATATGCTGGGTCAGTGTAACCTCAGGCAGGGCTACAATCCCAACGCAAATGCTCATCCTCCAGCTCAGACTCCTGCCAACCCAGTGAAGAGACCTGATTCCTGGGGGAAGGAGCAAGGCAACGCCAAGAGGACCCCTATGGCTGCTCTGAGGGGCCACTCCTTCAATGAGAACTGGACCCACCACAGCCAGGATGAGTTCAGGCCCAACAAGCTGCGCACTCAGATGAGCTTCAATGAGATGTCCAGCCAGAACCAGGGCTTCTCTGACAAGAGGAGCATCAGCCTGCATGGATTCCAGAGAGACGGCAGACCCCCACTGACCAGGAGGAACCCCCTCAGTGCCATGAGCTTCAATGAGCCCCTCACCCCTCTGGAACAGACTCCTCGTGGATCCATTGACTCCCTCACTATGTCCAATGCTACAG GTAACTCTCTGGACGGGGTCAGTAAGCGCCAGGAGCATCTTTCTAGGTTCTCCATGCCTGACCTGAGTAAAGACTCAGGGGTGAATGTGTCTGAAAAGAGCAACATGGGCACCCTCAGCTCCTCAGTCCAGTTCCACAGCACAGAGTCACTGTCCTCCTCTCGCCCCTTCAACAATAATAACATGTATACTCCACCGAGAGTGGGCTACCCGCTGCAGTACTGGGATGGCCCGCAGCCACTGGGCTTCGACAGCAAAGGTCGTGTCGGCCTCATGGGCAGCAGTGGAAACCTGCGGATGGCTCCCATGAGCGACAGAATGCCCCGCCGACGCATCACCACCCAGGAATCGGTGTCACAGCCACAGCAGCCACAACCCCGACGCCGCAAGCACCACCGTGGAAACCACGGTAATGGGCAGCACCGCAGCGGCCGCCACCACAAACGCTCTCGCCGCTCTCGCTCTGATAATGCCCTGCACCTGGTGGCGGACCGGCCCGCTCAAATGGTAGAGCTGCCCTACCGTCGCGTCCAGGAGGATTACGATCGCTTCCCCGCCGGTAACGCTGCTCGGGAGTTGTTTGGCCTGGATGCAGCCGGGTATAGACAGCAGCCCCACCGGCCCTGCCCCCGCACCACCTCTGATCTCACCCTGCAGAATGCTGGCTGGCAACCTGTGGGGCTGGGTGGGCCATGCTGGGGCGACGGGTACATGGAGGCTGCTGACCCCTGGTGCTCcagctgctcctcttcctccgagTCAGAGGGAGATGATGGTTATTTCCTGGGTGAATCAATCCCTCGGCCTGTGCAGCTTTGCTACATAAACAACGAGGAGCTGCGCCATCGCTACAGCCCCTCTGGGATAGCTGGCCATCACGGACCTCTGCACGGACCGATTCATGGCCAGCTGCACACCCgccagaggaggaagagcaaaAACTGCATAATTTCCTAG